Proteins encoded within one genomic window of Pygocentrus nattereri isolate fPygNat1 chromosome 9, fPygNat1.pri, whole genome shotgun sequence:
- the gid8b gene encoding glucose-induced degradation protein 8-B homolog — MMSYAEKPEDITREEWMEKLNNVHIQRADMNRLIMNYLVTEGFKEAAEKFRLESGIEPSVDLDSLDERIKIREMILKGQIQEAIALINSLHPELLDTNRYLYFHLQQQHLIELIRLRETEAALEFAQTQLAEQGEESRECLTEMERTLALLAFDNPEESPFGDLLNMMQRQKVWSEVNQAVLDYENRESTPKLAKLLKLLLWAQNELDQKKVKYPKMTDLSKGTIEDPK; from the exons ATGATGAGTTATGCTGAAAAGCCAGAGGATATAACTCGAGAGGAGTGGATGGAGAAGCTCAACAATGTTCACATTCAACGTGCAGACATGAACCGGCTCATCATGAACTACCTGGTGACAG aagGTTTTAAGGAAGCAGCAGAAAAGTTTAGGCTGGAATCGGGCATCGAACCGAGTGTGGACTTGGACTCGCTTGATGAGAGGATAAAGATCAGAGAGATGATTCTGAAAGGACAGATTCAGGAGGCCATCGCACTGATCAACAGCCTGCATCCGGAACTGTTAGACACTAATCGCTACCTTTACTTCCACCTccag cagcagcacctgatTGAGTTGATCCGTCTGCGGGAGACGGAGGCAGCGCTGGAGTTTGCGCAGACACAGCTGGCGGAGCAGGGCGAGGAGAGTCGAGAGTGCTTGACTGAGATGGAGCGCACGCTGGCGCTGCTGGCGTTTGACAACCCAGAGGAGTCGCCTTTCGGAGACCTCCTCAATATGATGCAGCGACAGAAG gtaTGGAGTGAGGTAAACCAAGCAGTGCTGGACTATGAGAACAGAGAGTCGACACCTAAACTGGCTAAGCTCCTGAAACTTCTGCTGTGGGCTCAGAATGaactggaccaaaagaaagtCAAGTACCCTAAAATGACTGATCTCAGCAAGGGCACCATCGAGGACCCCAAGTGA